In Mycolicibacterium nivoides, the DNA window TGACGTCGACGACCGTCATCGCCTCTGTGCGGTCGATGACCAGGGTTCCGCCCGAGGGCAGCCAGACCTTGCGGTCCAGCGCCTTGGCCAGCTGCTCGTCGATGCGGTGTACGGCGAACACGTCGGGAGCGTCGGCGCCGCCGGCGGGTTCGTACTTGGTGAGCCGGCCCACCAGATCGGGGGCGACGGTGTTCACGTAGGAGTTGATCGTGGCCCAGGCCTCGTCACCCGAGACGATCAGACCCGAGAAATCCTCGTTGAACAGGTCGCGGATGACCTTGACCAGCACGTCGGGCTCTTCGTAGAGCGCAACGGCCGCGCCCGCCTTCTTCCCGGTGACCTCGGTGGCCTTGGCCTCGATCTCGGTCCAGCGCTGCTGCAGGCGCTCGACGTCGGAGCGGATGTCCTCTTCCTTGACGCCCTCCGAGGCGGTACGGATGATCACGCCCGCATCGGCAGGCACGACCTCTTTGAGGATTTCCTTGAGCCGCTGGCGTTCGGTGTCGGGCAGCTTGCGGCTGATCCCAGTCGACGACGCGCCCGGTACGTAGACCAGGTAGCGGCCGGCCAGCGAGACCTGCGTGGTGAGTCGAGCACCCTTGTGCCCCACCGGGTCCTTGCTGACCTGGACCACCACGTAGTCGCCAGGCTTGAGCGCCTGCTCGATCTTGCGGTTCGACCCGCCGAGCCCGGCGGCCTCCCAGTTCACCTCACCGGCGTAGAGCACACCGTTGCGGCCGCGGCCGATATCGACGAAGGCGGCTTCCATCGAGGGCAGCACGTTCTGCACGATGCCCAGATAGATATTGCCGACCAGAGACGCGGACGCCGCTGAAGTGACAAAGTGCTCGACCACGACGCCGTCTTCCAGAACGGCGATCTGGGTGTAGCGGGCGCCCTCGTGCGGCGGCTCGGTGCGGACCTTGTCGCGGACGATCATGGTGCGCTCGACGGCCTCGCGACGGGCCAGGAACTCTGCCTCGCTCAGGATCGGCGGGCGACGACGGCCCGCGTCCCGGCCGTCACGGCGGCGCTGACGCTTGGCCTCCAGGCGGGTCGATCCGCTGATCCCCTGGATCTCCGAATCATCGCTGCCCTTGCCGGACCGCTCGGCGCGCGGGGCGCGCTCGTGCACCACGGTGTTGGGCGGGTCATCCGGGGAGCCCGCATCATCGTTGTCACCCGAGCCGGACTTGCGCCGCCGGCGGCGACGCCGACGACGGTTGCTGCCGTCGCTGCCCGCGGTGTCCTCGTCGTTGCCCTCGTCCGACTCGTCGGAGTCGTCATCGGAGTCCTGGTCTGACTCACCCTGGTCATCGTCGATATCGGAATCCGGGCCCGAGTCAGAGCCATTCTCGTCACTTTGTTCACCGCGGCCACGGCCACGGCCCCGGCGACCCCGGCGGCGCCGACGCGCGGCGGGGCGATCCGCCTGTTCGTCGTCCGTCTCGGAGTCGGTATCGATGCCGGTGTCGCTGTCGTCGTCGTCTTCGTCATCGTCGTCGTCTTCTTCGACGCGCACTGGCACGAAGCTGACAGGCTGCGGTGCGACGAACAGCGGAAGGTAATCGGCCCGCTCGGTGTGGGCTTCGCGGGCCGCGGGGATGTTCGCGGTCTCCAGGATCAACCGGGATTCGGGCTCATCGCCCACCAGAACGGCGTCCGCCTCGGACACCGGTTCGGCCGCGGCGGCGGGCGCCCCAGCTGCTTCGGGGGCATCGGCCGGGGTCTCGACCGGAGCCGCGTCGGACTCCGTCACAGCGACCGTGACGACCTCGACCTGCGCCGGGGCCGCTTGATCGTTCGGACCCGGCTCTGTCGAGCCGAGGGCCAGTGCGTCGCGGACGCGCTCAGCATCGACCTTGTCGATGGTGGAATGCGCACTGCGCGCACGCCCGTCGAACTCGGCAAGGGCATCGAGCACGCGCCTGCTGGTGGTGCCGAGTACCCGCGCCAGGGAGTGGACTCTCAGCCGCTCGGGCAGTCCCTCCTGTTGCGGAGGCTGGGTTGATAGGTCTTCATTCTGGGCATCTTCGGCCACGAATTCTCCTCAAGCCCCCGGGCGCGTCGTATCGACGCGGCCACGCGAGGGCTTCCGCTATTGGCCCGGGACACTTTCCCCGGACTTGTTGTGGTCTCGCTCCGGGCGGTCCGCTACCGAACCCACCCGGTGCCTGGCTGAATGATGGCTGGACGGCCCGCGCCGCACCGGATTGCGGTGGTCGCGCTCGTCGAAGTCTTCATTCGGGTGTTCAGCCTCGGTTGAGGCTGGCTACCCGCAACCAGTATCCCACATCACTGACGCGGTACTGACCAGACTGCGAGAAGGGTTATCCGGCGGAGGCTTCGCCAGGGAACCACAGGGCGATCTCGCGGGCCGCCGACTCCGGCGAATCCGACCCGTGCACCAGGTTGTCCTGGGTCACAAGTGCCAGGTCACCGCGGATGGTGCCGGGCACAGCCTTCTCCACCGGGTCGGTGCCGCCGGCGATCTGACGGAACGCCGCGATGGCGCGCGGCCCCTCCACGATGGCGGCCACGACGGGTCCGGAGGTGATGAACTCCAGCAGCGAATCGAAGAACGGCTTGCCGTCATGCTCGGCGTAGTGCTGCTTGGCCAGCTCAACGCTGACGTTCTTCAGTTCGAGCGCCGCCAGGGTCAGACCCTTCCGCTCGATCCGGCCGAGAATCTCTCCGACCAGGTGGCGCTGCACGCCGTCGGGCTTGATCAGGACAAGGGTCTGCTCAGTCACGGCAGAGAGCGTACCGGTCGGTAACAGCACGGCGCCATCTCGGGGCCCCGCCGGAGCCCGCGCTGTGGCCCAGCTATCACTGCCCTATTCGCTGGGCGGTTGCTGGCCCGGCAGCAGGCCACGATCCTGCCTGCGTTTGACCTCACCCCGCAGGTACACGATCAGCAGCCAGACCACGGCGAAGATCACGCCGATGAAGCCGATAGCCCCATGGATGAGGGCACCGGCGATCACCACCAGCTGGATGCCCAGGTTCGCCCAGATGGCCCAGGGCCGGCCCTGGATCCCCGACATCAGGATCAACACGATGGCCAGCCCGACCACGAATCCGCCCGACGCCCAGGTCAGCCCGGAGCCGCTGACACCCACCACCGGCAGGGCCAGCAATACGACGATCGCTTCGAGAATCAGCGTCCCCGCCATCACCCCGCGGAAACTCTTCCAGGGGTCCGGCGGAGCCGGCTTGTCACTCGGCGTCTGGTCGCCAGGGGTCTGATTGCTCACTGCGGGTCCCGTCCGAACAGGGTCCGGGCCACGCCGGCAGTCACCACTGAACCGGTGATCACCATGCCGGACCCGGACAGTCCTTCGTCTGCCCCGGCCTCCTCGACCAGGGCGGTGGCCGTCTCGATCGCATCCGGCAGCGTCGAGGCGGTGATCACCCGGTCCTGCCCGAAACGCTCTTCGGCCAGCGACGCCAGCGACTCGACGTCCATCGCCCGCGGTGAACCGTTGTGGGTGACCACGATCTGATCGAAGACCGGCTCCAGAGCGCTCAGGATGCCGCCGGCGTCCTTGTCCCCCATCACCGAAACGACCCCTACCAGGTAGCGGAAGTCGAACTCCTGTTGCAGGGTCTGCGCCAGCGCCGCCGCTCCGGCAGGATTGTGTGCGGCGTCGATGAAAACCGTTGGCGCACTTCGCATGCGTTCCATGCGGCCCGGGCTGCGCACCGCCGCGAAGCCGGCCCGGATCGCGTCGACATCGAGCTGACGGTCCGCGCCCGCACCGAAGAACGCCTCGACCGCGGCCAATGCGAGAACCGCGTTGTGGGCCTGATGCTCACCGTGCAGGGGCAGGAAGATGTCGGAGTACACACCGCTCAGGCCCTGCAGCTCGAGCACCTGCCCGCCGATGGCGACCTGCCTGCTGAGCACTGCGAACTCGGAATCCTCGCGGGCCACAGCCGCGTCGGCGCGCACCGCCTCGGCCAGCAGCACCTCCATGGCCTCGGGAACCTGCTTGCCGATCACCGCGACGGTGTCGGTCTGCACCAGGTCCTCCGGCTGCCGGGTGATGACGCCCGCCTTCTCCCCCGCGATCTCGGCGATCGTGTCACCGAGATAGTCGGTGTGATCGATGCCGATCGGGGTGATCACCGCGACCGGTGCGTTGACGACGTTGGTGGCGTCCCAGCGTCCACCCATTCCGACCTCGATGACCGCGACGTCGATGGGCACATCGGCGAAGGCCGCGAAGGCCATCGCGGTGAGGACCTCGAACTTGCTCATCTTCGGGCCACCGGCAGCCTCGGACTGCCGGTCCACCAGTTCCACGAACGGTTCGATCTCGGTATACGTGTTCACGTATTGCGCTGGGGTGATGGGCTTTCCGTCGATCGAGATGCGCTCCACCGCGGACTGCAGATGCGGACTCGTGGTGCGCCCGGTGCGCCGGTGCAGGGCGACCAGCAACGCGTCGACGATCCGGGCCACCGACGTCTTGCCGTTGGTCCCCGCGACGTGGATGGACGGATAGGCCCGCTGCGGCGAGCCCAACAGCTCCAGCAGGGCGGAGATTCGTGCCGTGCTGGGGTCCAGCTTGGTCTCGGGCCACCGCTGATCGAGCAGGTGCTCGACCTGCAGCAGCGCGGCGATCTCGTCCGGCGAAGGAATCGGGTCGGTCACCGGGCCCTCATTTGAGCCCGGCCAGGCGTACGTTGATGCGCTCGACCTCTTCGCCGGCCAACTGCTGGCGGCCGCGGATCTTGTCGACGACGTTCTCGGGCGCCTTGGCCAGGAAGGCCTCGTTGCCGAGCTTGGCCGTAGTGGTGGCCAGTTCCTTCTGCGCTGCGGCCAGGTCCTTCTCCAGCCGGCGCCGCTCGGCCGCGACATCGACGGTGCCCGAAGTGTCCACCTCGACGAGGACCGTGGCCTGCGTCAGACGCACCTCGACCGAGGCCGACGGGGTGAACCCGTCACCGGCGTCGGTCAGCCAGGCCAGCGCGGTGACCGCGGGCAGCTGCTCGGTCAGGCCGGCCTCCGTGATCGCCGACAACCGGGCCGGGACCCGCTGCCGGTCGGCCAGGCCCTGGTCGCTGCGGAAGCGGCGCACCTCGGTGATCAGCTTCTGCATATCGGCAATGTGTTGCGCCGCAACCGGATCAAGTGCGATACCGGATGCCTGCGGCCACGGCGCGATGACGATCGACTCGCCGTCGGTGAGCGCCTTCCACAGCGTCTCGGTGACGAACGGCATGACCGGATGCAGCAGCTTGAGCAGTGCGTCGAGCACGAAGGCCAGCACCCCGGTCGTGTGAGCCACGCCTGGTTCTTTCTGGCTGCCCAGCTGCACCTTGGCCAGTTCCACGTACCAGTCGCAGAACTCGTCCCAGGCGAAGTGGTACAGCGATTCGCAGGCCCGGCTGAACTCATAGCTGTCGAGTGCCGCATCCACTTCGGCGCGAACCTCTTCGAGGCGGCCGAGGATCCAGCGGTCGGCGTCGGTCAGGTCGCCCGCGGCGGGCAGCGGCGCGGGCGCCGCACCGTTCATCAGCGCGAACCGCGTGGCGTTGAACAGCTTGGTGGCGAAGTTGCGGGAGGCCCGGGCGTGGTCCTCACCGATGGACAGGTCGCCGCCGGGGCTGGCACCGCGGGCCAGCGTGAACCGCAGCGCGTCGGCGCCGAACTTCTCCACCCAGTCCAGCGGATCGATCCCGTTGCCGCGCGACTTGCTCATCTTGCGGCCGAACTCGTCGCGGATCAGCCCGTGCAGGAAGACGTTCTCGAACGGCACCTGCGGGCCGCGCTTGCCGTTGAACGTGATGGCCGGATCGTCGGCGACGAACGTGCCGAACATCATCATCCTGGCCACCCAGAAGAACAGGATGTCGTAGCCGGTGACCAGCACCGAGGTCGGATAGAACTTGGCCAAATCGGGCGTGTGGTCGGGCCAGCCCATGGTGGAGAACGGCCACAGCGCCGAGGAGAACCAGGTGTCGAGCACGTCGGGGTCCTGCTCCCAGCCTGCCGGTGGGGTCTCGTCGGGACCGACGCACACCGTCTCGCCGTTGGGACCGTGCCAGATCGGGATCCGGTGTCCCCACCACAGCTGCCGGGAAATGCACCAGTCGTGCATGTTGTCCACCCAGGCGAACCACCGCGGCTCCAGGCTCGGCGGGTGAATCACGGTGTCGCCGTTGCGCACCGCATCGCCTGCCGCCTTGGACAGGCCGTCCACCTTGACCCACCACTGCAGGGACAGACGCGGCTCGATGGGCTCACCGCTGCGCTCGGAGTGTCCGACGCTGTGCAGGTACGGCCGCTTCTCCGCGACGATCCGGCCCTGCTCGGCCAGCGCCTCGCGCACCTTGACCCGGGCCTCGAACCGGTCCATGCCGTCGAATTGGGTTCCGGTGTCGGCGATCCGGCCCTTGGCGTCCATGATCGTCGGCATCGGCAGCTGATGGCGCAGCCCGATCTCGAAGTCGTTCGGGTCGTGCGCGGGGGTGACTTTGACTGCGCCGGTACCGAATTCGGGGTCGACGTGCGTGTCAGCCACAATGATGAGGCGATCATCCAAAAATGGGTGCGGCAGCGTTGTGCCGACCAGATGGCGGTACCGCTCGTCGTCGGGGTGCACGGCGATCGCGGTGTCACCGAGCATCGTCTCGACGCGGGTGGTGGCCACGATGATGTGGGGCTCGTCGTCGTTCATCGAGCCGTAGCGGAACGAGACCAGCTCGCCCTCGACGTCCTCGTACTTGACCTCCAGGTCGCTGATCGCGGTCTCCAGCACCGGTGACCAGTTGACCAACCGCTCGGCCTGATAGATCAGGCCCGCATCGAAGAGCCGCTTGAAGATGGTGCGCACTGCGCGCGACAGGCCTTCGTCCATGGTGAAGCGGTCGCGGCTCCAGTCCACGCCGTCACCGAGGCGGCGCATCTGCCCGCCGATGGTGCCGCCGGACTCACGCTTCCAGTCCCACACCTTCTCGACGAACAGCTCGCGACCGAAGTCTTCCTTGGTCTTGCCGTCGACGGCGAGCTGCTTTTCCACCACGGTCTGGGTGGCGATGCCGGCGTGGTCCATGCCGGGCAGCCACAGCACCTCATAGCCCTGCATGCGCTTGCGGCGGGTGAGGGCGTCCATCAGGGTGTGGTCGAGCGCGTGGCCCATGTGCAGGCTGCCGGTCACATTGGGCGGCGGCAGCACGATCGAGTACGGCGGCTTTTCGCTGGCCGAATCGGCGGTGAAGTATCCGGCATCCACCCAGCCCTGGTACAGGTCGGCTTCTACCGTGGCCGGATCCCAGGATTTGGGGAGGGCATCGGCACGATTGTCAGGGGTGGGGGTCACCGAGCCATTCTAAGAAGGACGTGCCCGAATACGCGAAAGCCCCCGATGCCCGGTGCGTTCCCTGGGCGTCGGAGGCTCTCGAGCCGGCTTGTACCGGGGCTACTTCTTGCCGCCGAGCAGGCCGCCGAGGATCTCACCGATGGCATTGCCCTGGCCGCCACCGCCGCCGCCGAGCACGCTGCCGAGGATGCTGCCCAGCGGGTTGTTGGCGGCGGCACCGCCACCGGTCGCGCCGCCCAGGATGCTGCCGAGGATGTCCCCGAGCCCTCCGCCGGAAGCCTGAGCCTGCGCCTCTCCGGCCGGAGCGGCGTTCTTCTGGGCGAACTGCTTGCCGATGTAGGCGAGCACGATCGGCGCCAGGATCGGCAGCAGCTTCTTGATCAGATCACCGCCACCGGCGCCCGTGCCTGCCAACGCCGACGCGACCTGGTTGCTGTCGTTGCCGCCGAAGATCTTCGAGACGATCTGGTTGCCTTCGTTGGCGTCGACCTGATCGACACTCACCCCACCGTCGAGCAGGCCGCTGGCGCCCTGTGCGGACACTGCGGACTCGAGGTCACTCGAATCGATGTTGTCTGCTTGTACGTTCTCCGCCACACCGCCGACCAGGGCCGGAACCAGGGTCTTGATGGCGGCGTTCACCTCGCCTTCATCTGCGCCGAGCTTGCTTGCGATATCCGCCACCGGGATCTGCGCGAACAGATCATCGAGACCGGCCATTTTTCATCCCACCTTCGTTGCTGGCGTACTGCGTACTGGAAGTCCTCGACAACGACACTAGTCGAATCTGATCTTGCCCCACAGGTGTTCGACGCAGGCCGATCCGTTCGTGTTGCGCCAGCTCAGCTCAGGGCGGTGGTATCCAGCGACACCCCGGCGGCCGGTAGCCGAGTGAGCAGGACGTCCCCCATGGCGGCCACCGGCGTCAGCACGCCACGGCGGTCCGACAGCGCGTCACGATCGGTTGCCAGCGCGAGCCCGCACTCGCCGAGCAGCACCGCGGTCGACTTGTATCCGGGGTCGCCTTGCTGGGCCATGCTTGTCACGTACCGGGCGCCCGACGTCGTCGTGGTGTAGGTCTCGACGCGGTAGTGGCCCCGCTCGCGGGCCCGCTCGCTGGGACCGGTTCCCGGCTTGGGAGCCAGCTTCGCGACCAGGCCGCTGGGCAGCCGGTTGAAGTAACGGCCGCCCACGCCGAGCGTGAAGGCGTTGGCTCCGGTCACCGCCGCTGCCGCCAGCGGCGCGGCGACCGAGCGGCCCAGGCTCATCTGCTCGGCGTACTCGAAGCGGCGTCCGTAGGCGTAGTTCAGTAATGCGTTGCTACGCCGCACGATTCGGGTGTTCGGCGCGGCCATGGCAAACGCGCCGGTCCAGTACCCGGCGAGCTCCGGAGCGATCTCACCACCGCGGCGCCACCGCACGTCGGGCTGAGCGCCGAGTTCGGGCTCGGCCCCACGGTCAGGGCTCAGCGTGTACGGATCGTTCATCAGCGCCCGGGCCTCCGGGTCCGACGACAGCGTGTCCAGCAGTTCCAGCATCGAGGCCACCGTGCCGCCCGACACGCCGCCGGCGAAACTGCGCACCACCAGGTTGGTGTCACCGAGTTCCCCGGCGCCGTCTGCGAGCGCCCGCTGATACAGCGCATACACCGTGAGATCAGATGGCACCGAATCGAATCCGCACGAATGCACGATCCGGGCACCGGTGTCGACCGCCTGCTTGTGATGGAGGTCGATGCTGTCGCGGATGAATGTCGTCTCACCGGTGAGGTCGGCGTAGTCGGTGCCGGCCGCGGCACACGCCGCGACCAACGGCATGCCGTAGCGGGCGTATGGCCCCACCGTCGTCACCACCACCTGGGTGCGTGCGGCCATCGCGTCGAGAGAGGACTGAGAAGTGGCGTCGGCGATCACCAGCGGCCACGACTGCGCGCCGGGCCCCAGACCCTCGCGGATCGCGCGCAGGCGCTCCTCGGAACGGCCTGCCAGGGCGATCCTGGCCGATCCCCCGGCCCCGGCCAGGTACTCGGCCGTCAGTTTTCCGGCGAATCCCGTGGCGCCGTACAGCACCAGATCAAACTCACGCTGCGTCACGATCTCGACGCTACCCGAGCAGTTCGGGCAACTGCACCGGTTCGCCGCGCAGGTGGTCGCCCAGGAACGCCGTCACCACCTGGTACCAGATCTTGGCGTGCTGCGGCGCCAGCACCCAGTGGTTCTCCGTCGGGTAATACAGGAACCGGTGCGGGCTTTCGCCGTTCTCGTCGGCGGGCAGCCCCGAAGAGGTGAGCAGCTCGTACCACAGCCGCAGCGCCTCGCCGATCGGTACGCGATAGTCCTTGTCGCCGTGGATCACCAGCATCGGGGTGGCGATATCGCCGACGAACCGATGTGGTGAATTGCGCTGGGCCATCTCGGGTGTCATCTCCCGGGCCCACCAGTACGCGCCGTCGGTGGTGGGGCCGAACTGGTCCAGCGCCCACAGGCTGGCATGGGTGACGATGGCGTCGAACCGATCGGTGTGCCCGGCGATCCAATTGGCCATGTAGCCGCCGAACGATCCGCCCATCGCGGCGGTGCGCGAGGCATCGACGCGCGGATGTGCGCACGCGGCGTCGGTCGCCGCCATCAGGTCGGTGTATGGATCGTCACCCCAGGAGCCCCAGCCGCGTGCGATGAAGTCCTGGCCGTAGCCGGTGGACAGGCCCGGATCCGGCATCAACACGGCGTACCCCCGGGCGGTGAGCAGCCACGGGTTCCACCGCCAGTGCCAGGTATTCCAGCTGCCCAGCGGGCCGCCGTGAATCCACAGCACCAGCGGGGCCGGCTCGTCGCCTTCGGGCAGGGTGAGCCAGGACCGGATCGGGGTGCCGTCGGCGGCGGTCGCGGTCACCTCGGTCACCGTGCCGGGCAGTTCGGGTGCCTCGAGGCACGGCAGCGCGGTGACGGTGCCATCCCGATCGATCCGGACCGGATGCGGCGGCACGGCATAGGAGCTGCGCAGCGCATAGATCACTCCGCCGGGCGCGGGACGCACATCGGAGTAGGTGAAATCATCATCGGTCAATTTGGTGACCGCGCCGGATACCGGGTCCACGGAGAAGATCGGGCCACGGCCGCCGTCGTCGGCCGTCACGATCAGCGCCGAGGAATCCAGCGCCCAGGCCACCGAGGACGGCCAGCGGTCCCAGTCGCCCGTCAGCTCCACCGGATCTTCTCCGAACCGCATGCAGCACAACGTGATCCGTGGCGGTGCGGTGGGAGTGGAATGGGTTTCCCGGGTGAAGGCCACCGCGCTGCCATCCGGTGCGATCGCGGGGCGTTCCAGGTCGGCTCCGGGTTCCTGGGCGATGGTGGCGCGTTCGCCGGTGGCCCGGTCGATGCGCACCAGCACCACCCGCAGGGCCGTGCCAGGACCCGGCTCCTGCCAGGACGTCACCACGAATTCGCCGTCGGCGCTGAGATCGAAGGTCGTCTCCCGCAACGCCGCGCCCGGGTCAGCGGTCAGATCCCTCGGTCCGTCGGCATCGAAGAGGTGGGGTTGGTCTGGACCCAGGTCATGATCCCAGTGCCGGACCGGGTAGCCGGTGTGCAGGATCGCCGACACCTTGGTGTCCTTGCGGGCCTCGCGCTTTGCCTTGTCGTCGTCGACTCCGGCCGATGACGGCAGCAGTAACGCGGTGACGACGGTGGCGTCGGCGGCGCGGGCGCTCGCCGCACCCGCGACACCGCCGGGCATCGTCAGCACCTCGGATGCCTCACCGCCGGCCGCGGGTAACCGCCACAGGGCCGCCGGCGGGTTGTCCTCGCCCTCCCCGGGACGCACCGCGAGGAACAATACGTCTCCGTCGGCGGTGAACACCGGCGCGGACTCCCCTTTGGCGCCTTGGGTCAGCCGGCGCGCGGGTTCGACCCCAGTAGGATCCAATTCCCATATGGAGCTTAGGAATTCGGTCTTCTTCTCATTGAGCGTGCTGACCGTCGTGACCAGCCGCGAGCCGTCGGGCGACACCGCAAGACCGGACACCCGGGGAAACGCGAGGTAGTCGTCGAGATCGTCAAACACCGTCATGACTCCCCACCGTAACGGCGCGGCCCGCACCGGAGTCCGGTACGGGCCGCGTGATGCGGGTCGGTCAGGACACCTTGATGACCTGTCCGGTGGTGTCGGTTTGCACCTGCTTGCTGCTGCGCTCACCCTGGACGTTGATGAAGATGATGACGTTCGCGTCGAACGGGATGTTGCGCT includes these proteins:
- a CDS encoding Rne/Rng family ribonuclease; protein product: MAEDAQNEDLSTQPPQQEGLPERLRVHSLARVLGTTSRRVLDALAEFDGRARSAHSTIDKVDAERVRDALALGSTEPGPNDQAAPAQVEVVTVAVTESDAAPVETPADAPEAAGAPAAAAEPVSEADAVLVGDEPESRLILETANIPAAREAHTERADYLPLFVAPQPVSFVPVRVEEDDDDDEDDDDSDTGIDTDSETDDEQADRPAARRRRRGRRGRGRGRGEQSDENGSDSGPDSDIDDDQGESDQDSDDDSDESDEGNDEDTAGSDGSNRRRRRRRRRKSGSGDNDDAGSPDDPPNTVVHERAPRAERSGKGSDDSEIQGISGSTRLEAKRQRRRDGRDAGRRRPPILSEAEFLARREAVERTMIVRDKVRTEPPHEGARYTQIAVLEDGVVVEHFVTSAASASLVGNIYLGIVQNVLPSMEAAFVDIGRGRNGVLYAGEVNWEAAGLGGSNRKIEQALKPGDYVVVQVSKDPVGHKGARLTTQVSLAGRYLVYVPGASSTGISRKLPDTERQRLKEILKEVVPADAGVIIRTASEGVKEEDIRSDVERLQQRWTEIEAKATEVTGKKAGAAVALYEEPDVLVKVIRDLFNEDFSGLIVSGDEAWATINSYVNTVAPDLVGRLTKYEPAGGADAPDVFAVHRIDEQLAKALDRKVWLPSGGTLVIDRTEAMTVVDVNTGKFTGAGGNLEQTVTRNNLEAAEEIVRQLRLRDIGGIVVIDFIDMVLESNRDLVLRRLTEALGRDRTRHQVSEVTSLGLVQLTRKRLGTGLVEAFSTTCTHCAGRGIVLHGDPVDTASSSNAGRKTESGGGGGGGRRSKRGKRGTARPEPEEMPVVKVPDHPAGEHPMFKAMAAANGRHDEDHEGHDGHEDFDEHAAAETLDGEGDEQVTPEDVDVTDESPDGEFDAQDVDESDEDESDESDEDSDEESDEDEIDLDDEDLDDDDDDLDDIDDDSDEDDSDDDESDEFDDSEDSDDSEDSDESEEDVYQAPEPVVAEVQPSRGRTRRRAAARPAGPPRHE
- the ndk gene encoding nucleoside-diphosphate kinase — its product is MTEQTLVLIKPDGVQRHLVGEILGRIERKGLTLAALELKNVSVELAKQHYAEHDGKPFFDSLLEFITSGPVVAAIVEGPRAIAAFRQIAGGTDPVEKAVPGTIRGDLALVTQDNLVHGSDSPESAAREIALWFPGEASAG
- a CDS encoding DUF4233 domain-containing protein, yielding MAGTLILEAIVVLLALPVVGVSGSGLTWASGGFVVGLAIVLILMSGIQGRPWAIWANLGIQLVVIAGALIHGAIGFIGVIFAVVWLLIVYLRGEVKRRQDRGLLPGQQPPSE
- the folC gene encoding bifunctional tetrahydrofolate synthase/dihydrofolate synthase, whose product is MTDPIPSPDEIAALLQVEHLLDQRWPETKLDPSTARISALLELLGSPQRAYPSIHVAGTNGKTSVARIVDALLVALHRRTGRTTSPHLQSAVERISIDGKPITPAQYVNTYTEIEPFVELVDRQSEAAGGPKMSKFEVLTAMAFAAFADVPIDVAVIEVGMGGRWDATNVVNAPVAVITPIGIDHTDYLGDTIAEIAGEKAGVITRQPEDLVQTDTVAVIGKQVPEAMEVLLAEAVRADAAVAREDSEFAVLSRQVAIGGQVLELQGLSGVYSDIFLPLHGEHQAHNAVLALAAVEAFFGAGADRQLDVDAIRAGFAAVRSPGRMERMRSAPTVFIDAAHNPAGAAALAQTLQQEFDFRYLVGVVSVMGDKDAGGILSALEPVFDQIVVTHNGSPRAMDVESLASLAEERFGQDRVITASTLPDAIETATALVEEAGADEGLSGSGMVITGSVVTAGVARTLFGRDPQ
- a CDS encoding valine--tRNA ligase, producing the protein MTPTPDNRADALPKSWDPATVEADLYQGWVDAGYFTADSASEKPPYSIVLPPPNVTGSLHMGHALDHTLMDALTRRKRMQGYEVLWLPGMDHAGIATQTVVEKQLAVDGKTKEDFGRELFVEKVWDWKRESGGTIGGQMRRLGDGVDWSRDRFTMDEGLSRAVRTIFKRLFDAGLIYQAERLVNWSPVLETAISDLEVKYEDVEGELVSFRYGSMNDDEPHIIVATTRVETMLGDTAIAVHPDDERYRHLVGTTLPHPFLDDRLIIVADTHVDPEFGTGAVKVTPAHDPNDFEIGLRHQLPMPTIMDAKGRIADTGTQFDGMDRFEARVKVREALAEQGRIVAEKRPYLHSVGHSERSGEPIEPRLSLQWWVKVDGLSKAAGDAVRNGDTVIHPPSLEPRWFAWVDNMHDWCISRQLWWGHRIPIWHGPNGETVCVGPDETPPAGWEQDPDVLDTWFSSALWPFSTMGWPDHTPDLAKFYPTSVLVTGYDILFFWVARMMMFGTFVADDPAITFNGKRGPQVPFENVFLHGLIRDEFGRKMSKSRGNGIDPLDWVEKFGADALRFTLARGASPGGDLSIGEDHARASRNFATKLFNATRFALMNGAAPAPLPAAGDLTDADRWILGRLEEVRAEVDAALDSYEFSRACESLYHFAWDEFCDWYVELAKVQLGSQKEPGVAHTTGVLAFVLDALLKLLHPVMPFVTETLWKALTDGESIVIAPWPQASGIALDPVAAQHIADMQKLITEVRRFRSDQGLADRQRVPARLSAITEAGLTEQLPAVTALAWLTDAGDGFTPSASVEVRLTQATVLVEVDTSGTVDVAAERRRLEKDLAAAQKELATTTAKLGNEAFLAKAPENVVDKIRGRQQLAGEEVERINVRLAGLK
- a CDS encoding DUF937 domain-containing protein — its product is MAGLDDLFAQIPVADIASKLGADEGEVNAAIKTLVPALVGGVAENVQADNIDSSDLESAVSAQGASGLLDGGVSVDQVDANEGNQIVSKIFGGNDSNQVASALAGTGAGGGDLIKKLLPILAPIVLAYIGKQFAQKNAAPAGEAQAQASGGGLGDILGSILGGATGGGAAANNPLGSILGSVLGGGGGGQGNAIGEILGGLLGGKK
- a CDS encoding saccharopine dehydrogenase family protein; the protein is MTQREFDLVLYGATGFAGKLTAEYLAGAGGSARIALAGRSEERLRAIREGLGPGAQSWPLVIADATSQSSLDAMAARTQVVVTTVGPYARYGMPLVAACAAAGTDYADLTGETTFIRDSIDLHHKQAVDTGARIVHSCGFDSVPSDLTVYALYQRALADGAGELGDTNLVVRSFAGGVSGGTVASMLELLDTLSSDPEARALMNDPYTLSPDRGAEPELGAQPDVRWRRGGEIAPELAGYWTGAFAMAAPNTRIVRRSNALLNYAYGRRFEYAEQMSLGRSVAAPLAAAAVTGANAFTLGVGGRYFNRLPSGLVAKLAPKPGTGPSERARERGHYRVETYTTTTSGARYVTSMAQQGDPGYKSTAVLLGECGLALATDRDALSDRRGVLTPVAAMGDVLLTRLPAAGVSLDTTALS
- a CDS encoding S9 family peptidase; translation: MTVFDDLDDYLAFPRVSGLAVSPDGSRLVTTVSTLNEKKTEFLSSIWELDPTGVEPARRLTQGAKGESAPVFTADGDVLFLAVRPGEGEDNPPAALWRLPAAGGEASEVLTMPGGVAGAASARAADATVVTALLLPSSAGVDDDKAKREARKDTKVSAILHTGYPVRHWDHDLGPDQPHLFDADGPRDLTADPGAALRETTFDLSADGEFVVTSWQEPGPGTALRVVLVRIDRATGERATIAQEPGADLERPAIAPDGSAVAFTRETHSTPTAPPRITLCCMRFGEDPVELTGDWDRWPSSVAWALDSSALIVTADDGGRGPIFSVDPVSGAVTKLTDDDFTYSDVRPAPGGVIYALRSSYAVPPHPVRIDRDGTVTALPCLEAPELPGTVTEVTATAADGTPIRSWLTLPEGDEPAPLVLWIHGGPLGSWNTWHWRWNPWLLTARGYAVLMPDPGLSTGYGQDFIARGWGSWGDDPYTDLMAATDAACAHPRVDASRTAAMGGSFGGYMANWIAGHTDRFDAIVTHASLWALDQFGPTTDGAYWWAREMTPEMAQRNSPHRFVGDIATPMLVIHGDKDYRVPIGEALRLWYELLTSSGLPADENGESPHRFLYYPTENHWVLAPQHAKIWYQVVTAFLGDHLRGEPVQLPELLG